The following coding sequences are from one Epinephelus fuscoguttatus linkage group LG7, E.fuscoguttatus.final_Chr_v1 window:
- the fam217ba gene encoding protein FAM217B: MGPIMQERTASTTLKRVVSKEKIRVKYTENSGPVTSSKKGNKMKKAVGQMKNGLPSPGQDKDTVTAVQKGAQSKGGRVKSGSTRNTSKLSSPEEDGDLRPQLRKHLSVHRKEEQRENKRVSQCSNELHPNRGGMGKNRRALSLPLSPISGLRHTPSQPLTRSPAPTPEALQQQYNQKDDDTDSASDLSDSERLPVLPSPCTPCTPPHLNLRAEVINTNDFPPDFPGPHGAVCDEDESEKPSYSYPDFLPPPFNSWSLRQLAVFLHTEGRGAPRPKPVGHLEKYLERLLQLEWLQIQTVQAESSRPPGTRSRPQGFPSATTAHPPRPHTAPPSRLNSPKGLRHSQRAFPFAPVNNPPSPASTQQQHSRFPVCPHCHIRYPLCNGSCSAYAYQRHSRLSPLLERRAKPGAPAKRSSSETRATSTEGRSPGGQGGGAQTPVSPSAGRSHLRHMQAAGNARKQQQESGTNANSRGQVRKSRIRANSETDVKKEPCGSKTAGAEKRVFAASKREVITSKRVEKDWQRMEAVGQASKTAMKRAAKEPQSLSKAPLGNKQNGKTKNVHFVAK, translated from the exons ATGGGGCCCATCATGCAGGAGCGCACAGCATCCACGACACTGAAACGCGTCGTTTCCAAAGAGAAGATTCGGGTAAAATACACTGAAAACAGCGGGCCAGTAACCAG TTCAAAGAAAGGTAACAAGATGAAGAAAGCAGTGGGCCAGATGAAAAATGGCCTCCCCAGCCCAGGTCAGGATAAGGACACAGTGACAGCAGTGCAGAAG GGTGCACAGTCAAAAGGTGGCAGGGTCAAATCTGGCTCCACACGCAACACAAGCAAACTCTCCAG CCCTGAAGAAGATGGAGATTTGAGACCTCAGCTTCGCAAACATTTATCCGTGCACAGGAAAGAGGAGCAGCGCGAAAATAAACGGGTGTCACAGTGCAGCAACGAGCTACACCCGAATCGTGGGGGGATGGGGAAAAATCGGCGAGCCctctccctgcctctctccccAATATCAGGGCTGCGACACACGCCATCACAGCCCCTTACACGCTCCCCAGCCCCCACCCCTGAGGCGCTACAGCAGCAGTACAACCAGAAGGATGATGACACTGACAGTGCCAGTGATCTGTCAGACTCTGAGAGGCTGCCTGTGCTGCCCTCTCCCTGCACCCCCTGCACCCCTCCTCACCTTAACCTCCGGGCAGAGGTCATCAACACTAATGACTTTCCGCCGGACTTCCCAGGACCACATGGGGCTGTGTGTGATGAGGATGAGAGTGAGAAACCCAGCTACAGCTACCCAGACTTTCTGCCTCCTCCCTTCAATAGCTGGAGCCTGAGACAGCTGGCGGTGTTTCTTCACACGGAGGGCCGTGGGGCCCCCCGGCCCAAGCCTGTAGGCCACTTGGAGAAGTACCTGGagaggctgctgcagctggagtGGCTCCAGATCCAAACAGTGCAAGCGGAGAGCAGCCGTCCGCCTGGGACTCGCTCAAGGCCACAGGGCTTCCCTTCTGCCACCACCGCTCACCCCCCCAGGCCTCACACAGCTCCACCATCCCGACTCAACTCCCCTAAAGGGCTGCGGCACAGCCAGCGAGCCTTCCCATTTGCACCTGTCAACAACCCCCCATCCCCTGCTTCAACCCAGCAACAGCACTCCCGCTTTCCAGTTTGCCCTCACTGTCACATTCGCTACCCGTTGTGCAATGGAAGCTGCTCTGCCTATGCCTACCAGCGTCACTCAAGGCTCAGCCCGCTGCTTGAGCGCAGAGCCAAACCTGGAGCACCAGCAAAGAGGAGCAGCAGCGAGACCCGGGCGACCTCAACAGAAGGCCGGAGCCCTGGAGGACAAGGTGGAGGAGCCCAGACCCCAGTTAGCCCCTCAGCTGGAAGGAGTCACCTCAGGCACATGCAGGCCGCAGGCAACGCCCGAAAGCAACAACAGGAATCTGGAACTAACGCAAACAGCAGAGGTCAAGTGAGAAAAAGCCGAATCAGAGCTAACTCTGAGACAGATGTGAAAAAGGAGCCTTGTGGGAGTAAAACAGCTGGTGCAGAGAAACGGGTCTTTGCTGCGAGTAAGAGAGAGGTCATCACCTCCAAGAGGGTAGAGAAGGACTGGCAGAGGATGGAGGCGGTGGGTCAAGCCTCGAAAACTGCCATGAAGAGAGCAGCTAAAGAGCCGCAGTCTCT